In the Salinirubrum litoreum genome, one interval contains:
- a CDS encoding DUF5786 family protein: MGFGSYDESEQENQEYDTDLDEDEAVAARQTDHQGDVDFEIGASNDELLDRLQQIKDE, translated from the coding sequence ATGGGCTTCGGGAGCTACGACGAGTCGGAACAGGAGAACCAGGAGTACGACACCGATCTCGACGAGGACGAGGCGGTCGCGGCGCGCCAGACGGACCATCAGGGCGACGTCGACTTCGAGATCGGCGCATCGAACGACGAACTGCTCGACCGACTCCAGCAGATCAAAGACGAGTGA
- a CDS encoding MBL fold metallo-hydrolase, giving the protein MDVHTVTADADQFTCNAYLVVGAETTLVDAGTMPGVEDVIAEYTDDLDRVVLTHQHHDHVGQLDAVLDAFDAELYAYGDHPRRDHELVDGDEVQIGDEACEVVYTPGHAADHVAFVGETVLFSGDVVVYNDGAFDDGSFGRTDMSGQSRERLIESLSTLLDRLPDSVTAMYAGHGDVFEATDDESVRDVIERALTRAERREPKYPEE; this is encoded by the coding sequence ATGGACGTTCACACCGTGACCGCCGACGCGGACCAGTTCACCTGTAACGCGTATCTCGTGGTCGGGGCCGAGACGACGCTGGTGGACGCCGGGACGATGCCCGGTGTCGAGGACGTGATCGCCGAGTACACCGACGACCTGGACCGCGTCGTCCTCACCCACCAGCACCACGACCACGTCGGGCAACTCGACGCCGTACTCGACGCCTTCGACGCCGAGTTGTACGCCTACGGCGACCACCCGCGCCGGGACCACGAACTCGTCGACGGCGACGAGGTACAGATCGGTGACGAGGCCTGCGAAGTCGTCTACACGCCGGGCCACGCCGCCGACCACGTCGCGTTCGTCGGGGAGACGGTGCTGTTCAGCGGCGACGTGGTGGTCTACAACGACGGCGCGTTCGACGACGGGAGCTTCGGCCGGACGGACATGTCCGGGCAGTCCCGCGAACGCCTGATCGAGAGTCTCTCGACGCTGCTCGACCGCCTCCCCGACTCCGTGACCGCGATGTACGCCGGCCACGGCGACGTGTTCGAGGCGACCGACGACGAGTCGGTTCGGGACGTGATCGAACGCGCACTGACCCGTGCAGAACGCCGGGAACCGAAGTACCCAGAAGAGTGA
- a CDS encoding DUF7475 family protein — MATATDSRVATESLSGLHWAGAALAVVSGVIHLVLGAVSLLGGDVGFGVAFLLAGIAFLVAVGLLVIDYRRPVLYAVGVPFTAVQILAWYWLNYGSTGRSLGSVGGIEIADKLAQVLLIVVLVVLYRREA; from the coding sequence ATGGCAACAGCAACCGATAGCCGGGTCGCCACCGAATCGCTCAGTGGACTCCACTGGGCCGGCGCGGCGCTGGCAGTCGTCTCGGGGGTCATCCACCTCGTCCTCGGTGCCGTCAGTCTGTTGGGTGGAGACGTCGGGTTCGGCGTCGCGTTCCTGCTCGCCGGCATCGCCTTTCTCGTCGCGGTCGGCCTCCTCGTGATCGACTACCGGCGGCCGGTGCTGTACGCCGTGGGCGTTCCCTTCACCGCAGTCCAGATACTCGCGTGGTACTGGCTGAACTACGGATCGACCGGTCGGTCACTCGGATCCGTCGGTGGGATCGAGATCGCCGACAAACTGGCGCAGGTGCTGCTGATCGTCGTGCTGGTCGTGCTGTACAGGAGAGAAGCGTAG
- a CDS encoding 50S ribosomal protein L40e — MAKFDAAEKRDLDKQICMRCNARNPAQADKCRKCGYKNLRPKAKERRSA, encoded by the coding sequence ATGGCCAAGTTCGACGCCGCCGAGAAGCGAGACCTCGACAAGCAGATCTGTATGCGCTGTAACGCCCGCAACCCTGCGCAGGCCGACAAGTGCCGGAAGTGCGGCTACAAGAACCTCCGGCCGAAGGCGAAAGAGCGCCGGAGCGCGTAA
- a CDS encoding metal-dependent hydrolase family protein has protein sequence MLVIRNGTVVDAERTVETDVGVEEGEIVALGEVDAPEDADEIDADGQFVAPGLIDSHVHVMMDGRPDVATATSESAYLSSYRATGNLRDALGAGVTTLRDLGSRETLALDADVAVSEDVIAGPRVLACGQNVIMTGGHGHWFGREADGPHEVRKAAREQLKRGADVVKCMATGGVLTEGAVTGAPELTPEELEALVEAAETKGVPTAAHAHGAEGIKNAVRAGISSVEHGTFMDREAAELMVEHGTYWVPTASALHGIVENGVEAGIPEEAVAKAEEAADHFDDAFDHALELGVNVAMGTDAGTPFNFFADIPQELQYMVDHGMDPAHALEAATVNAADLLGLDDTGLVSEGYRADLVVLPTDPSEDASAWQDPTHVVADGEVVDA, from the coding sequence ATGCTCGTCATTCGCAACGGAACAGTCGTGGACGCAGAGCGGACCGTCGAGACCGACGTGGGGGTGGAGGAGGGTGAGATCGTCGCCCTCGGCGAGGTCGACGCACCCGAGGACGCCGACGAGATCGACGCGGACGGCCAGTTCGTCGCGCCCGGCTTGATCGACTCGCACGTCCACGTGATGATGGACGGTCGACCGGACGTGGCGACAGCCACGTCGGAGAGCGCCTACCTCTCCTCGTACCGCGCGACCGGGAACCTCCGCGACGCCCTCGGGGCCGGCGTGACGACACTGCGGGACCTCGGCTCCCGCGAGACGCTCGCACTCGACGCCGACGTCGCCGTCTCCGAGGACGTGATCGCCGGCCCGCGCGTGCTCGCCTGCGGCCAGAACGTCATCATGACCGGTGGACACGGCCACTGGTTCGGCCGCGAAGCCGACGGCCCACACGAGGTCCGCAAGGCGGCCCGCGAGCAACTGAAACGCGGTGCAGACGTGGTGAAGTGCATGGCCACCGGCGGCGTCCTCACCGAGGGCGCGGTCACCGGCGCGCCGGAACTCACCCCCGAGGAACTGGAGGCCCTGGTCGAGGCCGCAGAGACCAAGGGCGTCCCGACTGCCGCGCACGCCCACGGTGCGGAGGGGATCAAGAACGCGGTCCGGGCCGGCATCAGCAGTGTCGAACACGGGACGTTCATGGACCGCGAGGCGGCCGAACTGATGGTCGAACACGGCACCTACTGGGTCCCGACCGCGAGCGCGCTCCACGGCATCGTCGAGAACGGCGTCGAGGCGGGCATCCCCGAGGAGGCGGTGGCGAAAGCCGAGGAGGCGGCCGACCACTTCGACGACGCCTTCGACCACGCGCTCGAACTGGGTGTGAACGTCGCGATGGGCACCGACGCCGGGACGCCGTTCAACTTCTTCGCCGACATCCCGCAGGAACTGCAGTACATGGTCGACCACGGGATGGACCCGGCCCACGCGCTGGAGGCCGCGACCGTGAACGCCGCCGACCTCCTGGGACTGGACGACACCGGACTCGTCTCGGAGGGCTACCGCGCCGACCTGGTCGTCCTCCCGACCGACCCGAGCGAAGACGCCAGTGCGTGGCAGGACCCGACGCACGTCGTCGCAGACGGCGAGGTCGTCGACGCCTGA
- a CDS encoding helix-turn-helix transcriptional regulator, which produces MDRSVLLVVLVLIVSATVGTALPATALSDAPDQRVATAGPVPASSDSEGLRGPGPFADAEQSDGAGQFDPAGQNVTAATALQQQEFDRTQYIITVREDTSARWTFRFERPLTNETERQEFRAFAEEFNSTETQLYTNFQRDARGLVAEGANFTGREMTASDFSRDARIESGLNTVGVVEMSFTWSAFAVEDGDRVVVGDVFEDGLYIYRDQSLVMRAGSGLVFDSVTPNGTLSNPDSVSESDSVTWQGEKQFTDNRPQVAFVPASSVTPTATPTATPGPGDSPTQTPGPGDGPTDSGLPLPLVVGVLALVGLLVGGIWYRQRGGGGPSDSGGSPGGTGGGSTGSSTGSGGSRSGIGDSGGASGSGAGSGAGAGGTSDGQTTHGAAAGASGAAGAGAVAGADDDEPMPEPSVPDEELLADDDRVVRMLRQHGGRMKQVKIVDETGWSKSKVSMLLSDMEEEGTISKLRVGRENVISLAGHEPEAAGSPFDDEE; this is translated from the coding sequence ATGGATCGGTCGGTCCTCCTCGTGGTGTTGGTCCTGATCGTCTCGGCGACGGTCGGAACGGCACTCCCCGCCACGGCGCTCAGCGACGCACCCGACCAACGCGTCGCCACCGCCGGCCCCGTCCCCGCCAGCAGCGACTCCGAGGGCCTCCGCGGTCCCGGACCGTTCGCCGACGCCGAGCAGTCCGACGGTGCCGGGCAGTTCGATCCCGCCGGACAGAACGTGACGGCCGCAACCGCACTCCAGCAACAGGAGTTCGACCGGACGCAGTACATCATCACCGTCAGGGAAGATACGTCGGCCCGGTGGACGTTCCGGTTCGAGCGACCGCTGACGAACGAGACCGAGCGACAGGAGTTCCGGGCGTTCGCGGAGGAGTTCAACAGTACCGAGACGCAACTCTACACGAACTTCCAGCGTGACGCGCGGGGGTTGGTCGCCGAGGGGGCGAACTTCACCGGGCGGGAGATGACGGCGAGCGACTTCAGTAGAGACGCCCGGATCGAGTCCGGTCTGAACACGGTCGGCGTCGTAGAGATGTCGTTCACGTGGAGTGCCTTCGCCGTCGAGGACGGCGACCGGGTCGTCGTCGGCGACGTGTTCGAGGACGGACTCTACATCTATCGCGACCAGTCGCTGGTGATGCGCGCCGGTTCAGGGCTCGTCTTCGACTCGGTCACGCCGAACGGGACGCTCTCGAATCCCGACTCGGTGTCCGAGAGCGACTCGGTGACGTGGCAGGGCGAGAAGCAGTTCACCGACAACCGCCCGCAGGTCGCGTTCGTGCCCGCCTCGTCGGTGACGCCGACCGCGACACCGACCGCGACGCCGGGACCGGGCGACTCGCCGACGCAGACACCGGGGCCGGGTGACGGCCCGACGGACTCGGGTCTCCCGCTTCCGCTCGTGGTCGGTGTCCTCGCGCTCGTCGGTCTGCTGGTGGGCGGCATCTGGTATCGCCAGCGTGGCGGCGGTGGTCCCTCCGACTCCGGCGGTTCGCCCGGCGGTACCGGAGGCGGCAGTACCGGCAGTTCCACCGGCTCTGGCGGTTCCCGTAGTGGAATCGGTGACTCGGGTGGGGCGAGTGGCTCCGGTGCCGGCAGCGGCGCTGGCGCTGGTGGGACCAGCGACGGCCAGACGACACACGGTGCCGCCGCAGGCGCGAGTGGCGCGGCCGGGGCGGGTGCGGTCGCCGGGGCCGACGACGACGAACCGATGCCGGAACCCTCGGTGCCGGACGAGGAACTGCTGGCCGACGACGACCGGGTCGTCCGGATGCTGAGACAACACGGCGGCCGGATGAAGCAGGTGAAGATCGTCGACGAGACCGGGTGGTCGAAGTCGAAGGTCAGCATGCTCCTCTCGGACATGGAAGAAGAGGGTACCATCTCGAAGCTCCGAGTCGGTCGGGAGAACGTCATCTCGCTGGCCGGCCACGAACCGGAGGCCGCCGGGTCACCGTTCGACGACGAGGAGTAG
- a CDS encoding cupin domain-containing protein has product MERVAIESLESSHPAGGDVDRRGLTDALDADDLAVNYYALDPGDAFSGGMHAHYDQEEVFYVMEGTATFETMSDPTAESETVEVGPQEAIRFAAGEFQQGRNESDERVTALALGAPTPSTDVRVPTACAECGDSETLAVGFGDDGEMRLACPECGTELSV; this is encoded by the coding sequence ATGGAGCGAGTTGCCATCGAGTCCCTCGAATCGTCCCACCCCGCCGGCGGCGACGTGGACCGTCGCGGACTCACCGACGCACTCGACGCCGACGACCTCGCCGTCAACTACTACGCGCTCGATCCGGGCGACGCCTTCTCCGGCGGGATGCACGCTCACTACGACCAGGAGGAGGTGTTCTACGTGATGGAGGGCACCGCCACCTTCGAGACGATGAGCGACCCGACCGCCGAGTCCGAGACGGTCGAGGTCGGGCCACAGGAGGCGATCCGGTTCGCGGCAGGCGAGTTCCAGCAGGGTCGCAACGAGTCCGACGAGCGCGTCACCGCGCTGGCGCTGGGTGCGCCGACTCCCTCTACCGACGTGCGGGTGCCGACCGCCTGCGCCGAGTGTGGGGACAGCGAGACGCTCGCGGTCGGGTTCGGCGACGACGGGGAGATGCGACTGGCGTGTCCCGAGTGTGGCACCGAACTGTCGGTCTGA
- a CDS encoding twin-arginine translocation signal domain-containing protein, which translates to MSPTRRDLLRTLAVGTTAVVAGCLSNGSPAGSPTNSPTDTPTDDLPTDGTDTDDSGSTRPTGTGGPGVSIVGTDEAPSLPIRPDVAVVTEAATEETPPQLRVTVTNEADETLNIGEGRDVVFAYVEDDDGMLILLPAGEEYPAEPGCWRLSEGIAVTEEYRTIELDPGESTSQLLDLYALPGEDACLPVGNFRFTATYSVARGPDRIATEGESAEWGFSITLE; encoded by the coding sequence ATGTCCCCGACACGACGCGATCTGCTCCGAACTCTGGCCGTGGGCACGACTGCGGTCGTCGCCGGCTGTCTCTCGAACGGGAGTCCGGCCGGGTCGCCGACGAACTCGCCGACCGACACGCCGACCGACGACCTCCCGACAGACGGGACCGACACCGACGACTCGGGAAGCACACGCCCGACCGGTACCGGCGGGCCCGGCGTGAGCATCGTCGGGACCGACGAGGCTCCGTCCCTCCCGATCCGACCCGACGTCGCGGTCGTCACCGAGGCCGCGACCGAGGAGACCCCGCCACAGCTTCGCGTGACCGTCACGAACGAAGCCGACGAGACGCTCAACATCGGCGAGGGTCGGGACGTAGTCTTCGCTTACGTCGAAGACGACGACGGGATGTTGATCCTGCTGCCCGCCGGCGAGGAGTATCCCGCCGAACCCGGCTGTTGGCGGCTCAGCGAGGGCATCGCCGTCACCGAGGAGTACCGGACGATCGAACTCGACCCCGGCGAGTCCACGTCACAACTGCTCGATCTGTACGCGCTACCCGGCGAGGACGCCTGTCTCCCGGTCGGGAACTTCCGGTTCACGGCGACCTACAGCGTCGCGCGAGGGCCGGACCGGATCGCGACCGAAGGTGAATCGGCCGAGTGGGGCTTTAGTATCACGTTAGAGTGA
- a CDS encoding glycosyltransferase family 61 protein produces the protein MLSTVRQSFRQRGLVDGVRWNLWNVFRGKYKPLAEGTVQYAPFLFLDTDELKQHCRRHGECWFYGDAKRYTFDAPDHALPEVRALDGEYVIPQPFVGVAEDARLVGPYPFALLDGKISLDATVTATVTALNLFYTLRDTVEDGPRATLGGGRREFDRAVLLYNCWNSGYYHWVTETLTRLEGVEAYSERTGETPTLVVGPDFGGFQRETLELLGYGPEDWVEWDCAVADVDELVIPSVRRQINRGAISPVAVDWLRERMRPAVRERVDPDQFSERVYISRNDATRRSVSNEDELFAELEARGFERYCLAEMPTAETIALMMQAEIVVGPHGAGLTDILYADDAAVIELCRGEKHSRAYYTLSSQVGLRHRSIPGEIDGADMRADVDAVVEAVETELDQDQLKAA, from the coding sequence ATGCTCTCCACTGTCCGACAGTCCTTTCGTCAGCGAGGGTTGGTCGACGGAGTTCGCTGGAACCTCTGGAACGTGTTCAGAGGGAAGTACAAACCGCTCGCCGAGGGGACCGTTCAGTACGCGCCGTTTCTGTTCTTGGACACCGACGAACTGAAACAGCACTGCCGGCGACACGGCGAGTGCTGGTTCTACGGTGACGCCAAACGCTACACCTTCGACGCGCCTGACCACGCCCTCCCCGAGGTTCGTGCCCTCGACGGCGAGTACGTGATTCCACAGCCGTTCGTGGGTGTCGCGGAAGACGCGCGGCTGGTCGGACCCTATCCCTTTGCGCTCCTCGACGGCAAGATCAGCCTCGACGCCACGGTCACTGCCACCGTGACCGCACTGAACCTCTTCTACACCCTGCGAGACACGGTCGAGGACGGTCCCCGTGCGACGCTCGGCGGCGGCCGCCGTGAGTTCGACCGCGCCGTCCTGCTCTACAACTGCTGGAACAGCGGCTACTACCACTGGGTCACGGAGACACTCACACGGCTCGAAGGCGTGGAAGCCTACAGCGAACGAACCGGAGAGACACCCACCCTCGTCGTCGGTCCCGACTTCGGCGGCTTCCAGCGGGAGACGCTGGAACTGCTCGGATACGGTCCCGAGGACTGGGTGGAGTGGGACTGCGCGGTCGCCGACGTCGACGAACTCGTGATCCCTTCGGTACGGCGACAGATCAATCGGGGCGCGATCTCGCCGGTCGCGGTCGACTGGCTCCGTGAACGGATGCGGCCGGCGGTTCGGGAGCGCGTCGATCCGGACCAGTTCTCGGAACGCGTCTACATCTCACGGAACGACGCCACGCGCCGGAGCGTGAGCAACGAAGACGAACTGTTCGCCGAGTTGGAAGCACGCGGGTTCGAGCGGTACTGTCTCGCGGAGATGCCGACCGCAGAGACCATCGCGCTGATGATGCAAGCCGAGATCGTGGTCGGTCCTCACGGTGCGGGGTTGACGGACATCCTCTACGCCGACGACGCGGCGGTGATCGAACTCTGTCGGGGAGAAAAGCACAGCCGTGCCTACTACACCCTGTCGAGCCAGGTCGGTCTCCGGCATCGGAGTATCCCTGGAGAGATCGACGGTGCCGACATGCGTGCCGACGTGGACGCGGTCGTCGAAGCTGTCGAGACGGAACTCGATCAGGACCAACTCAAGGCGGCCTGA